One window of the Triticum dicoccoides isolate Atlit2015 ecotype Zavitan chromosome 3B, WEW_v2.0, whole genome shotgun sequence genome contains the following:
- the LOC119282000 gene encoding uncharacterized protein LOC119282000 produces the protein MAESESVDAFAGRLGGMAARYAALGSTLEDSALVKKLLDSVPNRLYAAVASIEQFCDVGAMLFEDALGRLKAFDERLRRRDQAGGEQANGELLYTAAQWRERERRHGGARDDDDGTRSKASGVDGPRKGRCYKCGERGHFKHDCPQWKKAPAPEHALLVDGDVEDGGLL, from the coding sequence ATGGCGGAGTCCGAGTCTGTCGATGCGTTCGCCGGGAGGCTCGGTGGCATGGCGGCGCGCTACGCGGCGTTGGGCTCAACCCTGGAAGATTCCGCGCTCGTCAAGAAGCTACTTGACTCGGTGCCGAACCGGCTGTACGCGGCGGTGGCCAGCATTGAGCAGTTCTGCGACGTCGGGGCGATGCTGTTCGAGGACGCGCTGGGGCGGCTGAAGGCTTTTGATGAACGGCTGCGGCGACGCGATCAGGCAGGCGGCGAGCAAGCTAACGGCGAGCTGCTGTACACGGCGGCGCAATGGAGGGAGCGGGAGCGGCGTCACGGTGGAGCTCGGGATGACGACGACGGGACACGCAGCAAGGCTTCAGGCGTCGATGGTCCCAGGAAGGGCAGGTGCTACAAGTGCGGGGAGCGGGGTCACTTCAAGCATGACTGCCCGCAGTGGAAGAAGGCGCCGGCACCGGAGCATGCACTGCTGGTCGACGGCGAcgtcgaggatggcgggctgctctGA